Proteins co-encoded in one Betaproteobacteria bacterium genomic window:
- a CDS encoding DJ-1/PfpI family protein, which produces MKAALVVFDGMTMLDFIGFYDAITRLPRMGFMPDMTWNVCARTPQVSDERGLRLLADRVGESLEGYDLLYVPGGMGTRALQHDSSCVEWLQTASGAQYKVSVCTGALLLGAAGFLRGLTATTHPSALKELEPYCAKVVRERIVDQGPIVTAGGVSTSIDLGLHMVERLAGSEARAKIAQQMDYPYTPQGIVKA; this is translated from the coding sequence ATGAAAGCTGCGCTGGTCGTATTCGACGGCATGACGATGCTGGATTTCATCGGCTTCTACGACGCGATCACGCGCCTGCCGCGCATGGGCTTCATGCCGGACATGACCTGGAACGTCTGCGCACGCACGCCGCAGGTGAGCGACGAGCGCGGCCTGCGTCTGTTGGCCGACCGCGTAGGCGAGAGCCTCGAAGGCTACGATCTGCTCTACGTGCCGGGGGGCATGGGAACACGCGCACTGCAGCACGATTCATCGTGCGTCGAGTGGCTGCAGACCGCGTCCGGCGCGCAATACAAGGTCTCGGTCTGCACCGGAGCGCTGCTGCTGGGCGCAGCCGGGTTCCTGCGCGGGCTCACCGCAACCACGCATCCCTCAGCACTGAAAGAGCTGGAACCGTACTGCGCCAAGGTCGTGCGCGAGCGAATCGTCGACCAGGGCCCGATCGTGACCGCGGGCGGGGTCAGTACCTCGATCGATCTCGGCCTGCACATGGTCGAGCGCCTGGCGGGCAGCGAAGCACGCGCGAAGATCGCGCAGCAGATGGATTATCCGTATACGCCGCAAGGCATCGTCAAAGCTTGA
- a CDS encoding zinc-binding dehydrogenase — MRARALLHVAERRVESAEVALRPPGPGEVAIASLCSAISAGTEAMIYAGAFPPGAALDTGIASLQGAAFAYPFAYGYALVGRVVELGPEVDRLWQDALAFVFHPHQDRVVAPVSACQRVPAGVAPEAALYLPQVETALTLVMDAAPLVGERAIVFGLGAVGLLSARLLCDFPLSRLVAVEPLAWRREQARQWGITETLDSSAKAQCAERLAGLDADVALELSGDMAALNLALEATGFDGRIVIGSWYGTRTAPVDLGSRFHRNRLRLISSQVSTLAPALTGRWNKARRMALAWRTLERLRPERLPTRFFPLTQCQEAFEMLCARPDGVMRVGFRY, encoded by the coding sequence ATGCGCGCGCGAGCCTTGTTGCACGTGGCCGAGCGCCGCGTCGAATCGGCCGAAGTGGCGCTGCGCCCGCCCGGCCCGGGCGAGGTGGCGATCGCAAGCCTGTGCTCGGCGATCAGCGCCGGCACCGAAGCGATGATCTATGCGGGCGCTTTCCCGCCGGGCGCAGCGCTCGACACCGGCATCGCAAGCCTGCAAGGCGCCGCCTTCGCTTATCCGTTCGCCTATGGCTATGCTCTGGTCGGCCGGGTCGTCGAGCTCGGCCCGGAGGTCGATCGGCTGTGGCAGGACGCGCTGGCATTCGTCTTTCATCCGCACCAGGACCGGGTCGTGGCGCCGGTATCGGCGTGCCAGCGCGTGCCCGCCGGCGTAGCGCCTGAGGCCGCGCTGTACTTACCGCAGGTCGAGACCGCGCTCACGCTGGTGATGGATGCGGCGCCGCTCGTCGGCGAACGCGCGATCGTGTTCGGCTTGGGCGCCGTGGGCCTGCTCAGCGCGCGCCTGCTGTGCGATTTCCCCCTGTCGCGGCTGGTCGCGGTCGAGCCGCTCGCCTGGCGGCGCGAGCAAGCACGGCAATGGGGCATCACCGAAACGCTCGATTCCTCCGCTAAGGCGCAGTGTGCCGAACGCCTGGCAGGCCTGGATGCGGACGTCGCGCTCGAATTGTCGGGCGACATGGCGGCGCTGAATCTCGCGCTCGAAGCGACCGGGTTCGATGGCCGTATCGTGATCGGCTCCTGGTATGGCACGCGCACCGCGCCGGTGGATCTCGGCAGCCGCTTTCATCGCAACCGGCTGCGGCTCATCTCCAGCCAAGTGAGCACGCTCGCGCCCGCTTTGACCGGACGCTGGAACAAGGCGCGGCGCATGGCGCTGGCCTGGCGGACGCTCGAACGGTTGCGGCCCGAGCGCCTGCCGACGCGGTTCTTTCCCTTGACGCAGTGCCAGGAGGCATTCGAGATGCTGTGCGCGCGGCCCGATGGCGTGATGCGAGTGGGATTCCGTTATTAG
- a CDS encoding 6-carboxytetrahydropterin synthase, protein MYRLAVTRDFIAQHFLIGGDWGAENRKHSHHYRLEVLLRAATLDRHGYLADIVEVERAIEATLARYRDRTLNEIEPFADLNPSLERFAKVLYDELGPKLASDRLTLSIRLWENERDWAGYGPE, encoded by the coding sequence ATGTACCGTCTTGCCGTGACGCGCGACTTCATCGCCCAGCATTTCCTCATCGGCGGTGATTGGGGTGCCGAGAACCGCAAGCACAGCCATCACTACCGCCTCGAAGTACTGCTGCGCGCGGCGACGCTCGACCGCCACGGCTATCTCGCCGACATCGTCGAGGTCGAGCGTGCGATCGAGGCAACGCTCGCTCGCTATCGCGATCGGACCCTGAACGAGATCGAGCCTTTCGCCGATCTCAACCCGAGCCTCGAACGCTTCGCCAAGGTGCTCTACGACGAGCTCGGCCCCAAGCTTGCGTCGGATCGTCTAACGCTCAGCATCAGGCTTTGGGAGAACGAACGCGATTGGGCCGGGTACGGTCCCGAGTAG
- a CDS encoding amidohydrolase family protein: protein MPGNGDRGRSPVNARPAPERGKPADRGGFFFAGRTQVVRAGSPVPAPQAAVTLLLDTSVVIASLDADEPRHIECDRKAARPLAHPGAGVGGTVSREACLGRAVRIDCSFRTGFNGPHAPNRDSTNWESDMIDMHAHWRPAELADALRSRSNEPRIVKGANGAEVLKSRMGEEALANAFDDPQFHLAKMERLGVGTSVLSLLGSFCWVESQPVETATTLCRMVNDRFSALCQAHEGKFAAFAALPLTDLAAAAEEFERALELPGIVGTQVPGNAFLTSTEAEAMRPLLEIANRRQALIFIHHGPRPGDKFPKVGRETDNARRRNGTLDMQASLSSVMTTLCLTDFLAPYPNARVLVHNLGGNIPYEVERMDHRCLLDTPNEELPSARFRRARVYVDCNSFGPRAIEAAVRLYGADRIVCGTDGTEFGVDWTSKSLAEADIGTAARSQILHRNAAALLAPLAPIASQYRAAA from the coding sequence ATGCCCGGAAATGGCGACCGCGGCCGCAGTCCGGTCAACGCTCGACCGGCACCTGAGCGCGGAAAACCTGCAGACCGAGGCGGCTTTTTTTTCGCGGGGCGAACACAAGTCGTTCGAGCGGGAAGCCCAGTCCCAGCGCCGCAAGCAGCGGTGACGCTGCTGCTCGATACCTCGGTCGTCATCGCTTCGCTCGACGCCGACGAGCCGAGACATATCGAATGCGATCGCAAAGCTGCGCGACCACTTGCGCACCCCGGGGCCGGCGTAGGCGGCACTGTTTCGCGCGAAGCTTGCCTTGGCCGTGCCGTTCGCATAGATTGCTCCTTCCGGACCGGCTTCAACGGTCCGCATGCACCGAATCGCGACTCAACGAACTGGGAGAGCGACATGATCGACATGCATGCCCACTGGCGACCGGCCGAGCTTGCCGACGCGCTGCGCAGTCGAAGCAACGAACCACGCATCGTCAAAGGCGCGAACGGCGCCGAAGTGCTCAAGTCCCGCATGGGCGAAGAAGCCTTGGCGAACGCGTTCGACGACCCGCAGTTCCATCTCGCCAAGATGGAGCGCCTCGGCGTAGGCACCAGCGTGCTGTCGCTGCTCGGGTCGTTCTGCTGGGTCGAGTCGCAGCCGGTGGAAACGGCTACGACCTTGTGCCGTATGGTCAACGATCGGTTCTCCGCGCTGTGCCAGGCGCATGAAGGCAAGTTCGCCGCCTTTGCCGCACTGCCGCTCACGGACCTGGCCGCAGCCGCGGAGGAATTCGAGCGCGCGCTCGAGCTGCCGGGCATCGTCGGCACGCAGGTTCCGGGCAATGCGTTCCTCACCAGCACCGAGGCCGAAGCGATGCGCCCGCTGCTCGAGATCGCCAACCGCCGCCAGGCGCTCATCTTCATCCACCACGGCCCGCGTCCCGGCGACAAGTTTCCCAAGGTCGGGCGCGAGACCGACAATGCGCGCCGCCGCAACGGCACCCTCGACATGCAGGCGAGCCTGTCGTCGGTGATGACGACGTTGTGCCTGACCGATTTTCTCGCGCCGTATCCAAACGCCCGCGTTCTCGTCCACAATCTCGGCGGCAATATCCCTTATGAGGTCGAGCGCATGGACCACCGCTGCCTGCTCGACACCCCGAACGAGGAGCTGCCGTCGGCTCGTTTCCGCCGCGCGCGCGTGTATGTCGATTGCAACTCGTTCGGCCCGCGCGCCATCGAGGCGGCGGTGCGGCTGTACGGGGCCGATCGCATCGTCTGCGGAACCGACGGCACCGAGTTCGGCGTCGACTGGACCAGCAAGTCGCTGGCGGAAGCCGACATCGGCACCGCAGCGCGCAGCCAAATCCTGCACCGCAATGCGGCGGCGCTGCTCGCGCCGCTGGCGCCGATCGCCAGCCAGTACCGGGCAGCCGCGTAG
- the rlmH gene encoding 23S rRNA (pseudouridine(1915)-N(3))-methyltransferase RlmH, which yields MRILIVAVGVRMPHWVAAGFDDYRARMPRDARIELKEVKPEKRAAGMAVARVLERESERIEAALPESCLRLALDEHGRSFDSVAFARQFAKWRGAGRDIAFLVGGADGLSAALKSSATMLLSLSPLTLPHGLARVVLAEQLYRAHTLTIGHPYHRA from the coding sequence ATGCGCATACTCATCGTCGCGGTCGGGGTTCGCATGCCACACTGGGTTGCGGCCGGGTTCGACGATTACCGTGCCCGCATGCCTCGCGACGCGCGCATCGAGCTCAAGGAAGTGAAACCCGAAAAGCGCGCGGCTGGCATGGCGGTGGCGCGCGTCCTGGAGCGCGAATCCGAGCGCATCGAGGCCGCATTGCCTGAAAGCTGCCTGCGGCTCGCGCTCGACGAGCATGGCCGCAGCTTCGACAGCGTCGCCTTCGCCCGCCAGTTTGCCAAGTGGCGCGGCGCCGGGCGCGACATCGCGTTCCTGGTCGGCGGCGCGGACGGGCTGTCGGCGGCCTTGAAGTCGAGCGCAACCATGCTATTGTCGTTGTCTCCGCTCACGCTGCCGCACGGGCTGGCGCGAGTGGTGCTCGCCGAACAACTGTATCGCGCGCATACCCTGACGATCGGCCATCCCTACCACCGCGCATGA
- a CDS encoding DUF2891 family protein — protein MTPPLTTAEAWSRLVLKAIDQEYPNKPAVVVTGDADVLPPRAMFPAFHGCFDWHSSVHGHWLLVRLLRLCPEMATAAAVRSTLDRHLSAENLQTEAAFFSRGEHKSFEREAQSQRRKQR, from the coding sequence ATGACCCCGCCACTGACGACGGCCGAGGCTTGGTCGCGGCTGGTTTTGAAGGCGATTGACCAGGAGTACCCGAACAAGCCTGCGGTCGTGGTGACAGGTGACGCCGACGTGTTGCCGCCGCGGGCGATGTTTCCGGCCTTTCACGGCTGCTTCGACTGGCACAGCAGCGTGCATGGGCATTGGCTGCTCGTCCGGCTGTTGCGGCTATGCCCGGAAATGGCGACCGCGGCCGCAGTCCGGTCAACGCTCGACCGGCACCTGAGCGCGGAAAACCTGCAGACCGAGGCGGCTTTTTTTTCGCGGGGCGAACACAAGTCGTTCGAGCGGGAAGCCCAGTCCCAGCGCCGCAAGCAGCGGTGA
- a CDS encoding methyltransferase domain-containing protein yields MSFADFLAAKYPLDERSVNPSVRSAWMRGLQDMPVLDCLDVGAGTGATVRRMLEWRPSRPWCLTLLECNHDLIERARTDTLRLLTERGCRPAWRGDRLESEDGRFAASFVACGLESYRPQSRYDAIVAHAVMDLVPLAPALERFAQWLRPDGYLYAAINYDGQTELGPPYRDAAFESELAACYNASMEARKSNDESTGGARCGERLQALLPRHGFEIACAGRSDWHLRPIDGRYPDDDQACLAVLIGLIAKEAVESGRFDAGAVARWREDRLQHLEARQLELRARNCDVLARRPRDRFAG; encoded by the coding sequence ATGTCGTTCGCAGACTTCCTTGCAGCCAAGTACCCGCTCGACGAGCGCAGCGTCAACCCCTCGGTTCGCAGCGCATGGATGCGCGGCCTGCAAGACATGCCCGTGCTCGATTGCCTGGACGTCGGCGCCGGCACCGGCGCAACGGTGCGGCGCATGCTCGAGTGGCGGCCCTCGCGCCCCTGGTGCCTGACGTTGCTCGAATGCAACCACGATCTGATCGAGCGCGCGCGCACTGATACGCTGCGACTTCTGACCGAGCGCGGGTGCCGGCCCGCCTGGCGCGGCGACCGGCTCGAAAGCGAGGACGGACGCTTCGCCGCGAGCTTCGTCGCCTGTGGGCTCGAATCGTATCGTCCGCAATCTCGATACGACGCGATCGTCGCTCACGCGGTCATGGACCTCGTGCCGCTTGCGCCCGCCTTGGAGCGGTTCGCACAGTGGCTGCGACCCGACGGTTACTTGTATGCAGCCATCAACTACGACGGGCAGACCGAGCTCGGGCCGCCATATCGCGATGCGGCGTTCGAATCCGAGCTGGCTGCTTGCTACAACGCCTCCATGGAAGCGCGCAAGAGCAACGACGAAAGCACGGGCGGTGCGCGCTGCGGCGAGCGGCTGCAAGCGCTTCTGCCTCGGCATGGTTTCGAGATCGCCTGCGCGGGTCGATCCGATTGGCATCTCCGGCCGATCGACGGACGCTATCCGGACGACGATCAAGCCTGCCTGGCCGTTCTGATCGGGCTGATCGCCAAGGAGGCCGTCGAGAGCGGCCGATTCGATGCGGGAGCGGTCGCGCGCTGGCGCGAGGACCGGCTGCAGCACCTCGAGGCGCGGCAGCTCGAATTACGCGCGCGTAACTGCGATGTGCTCGCTCGTCGGCCTCGAGATCGATTCGCAGGATAG
- a CDS encoding aldehyde dehydrogenase family protein has translation MFDPPRELHEQFDAALAEVRSNLGVEHAMLIGGEDVRADGQFESRSPIDADWLLGRFQEGSPEDVAAAVRAARSAFPAWAAMPWPRRVDILLRAAALLEASVFHLAAAVALEVGKNRMEALGDVQETIDLMRWYCRQMQDNHGFVRDLPKDPLPGFSSRNLSFLKPYGVWAVIAPFNFPFALAGGPAAAALIAGNSVVYKAASATPWSGWLLAQCLRAAGLPAGVFNYLTGSAARVGDPLVRHPDIAGITFTGSYESGMQIFRTFAAHPHPRPCIAEMGGKNAAIVSRNADLDRAALGIVRSAFGLQGQKCSACSRVLVDRVVTDQLADRIVAQTRALRIGDPTARDNWLGPVIDRSAYERFMRIAAELENDGQLLCGGRTSTEGALVRGYFCEPTVAQLRLEHRLWSQELFLPIVLMLSPVGGLEEAMEAANGSNFGLTAGFYGAREEIEWFLERIEAGVTYCNRPQGATTGAWPGYQPFGGWKGSGSTGKAAGSFYYLQQYLREQSQTIVD, from the coding sequence ATGTTCGATCCGCCGCGCGAACTGCACGAGCAGTTCGATGCGGCGTTGGCGGAGGTTCGCTCCAATCTCGGCGTCGAGCATGCGATGCTGATCGGCGGCGAGGACGTCCGGGCCGACGGCCAGTTCGAGTCGCGCTCCCCGATCGACGCCGACTGGCTGCTCGGCCGGTTCCAGGAAGGCTCGCCCGAGGATGTGGCCGCGGCGGTGCGCGCGGCGCGCAGCGCGTTTCCCGCCTGGGCCGCGATGCCATGGCCGCGCCGCGTCGATATCCTGCTGCGGGCCGCGGCGCTGCTTGAAGCGAGCGTGTTCCATCTTGCCGCGGCCGTTGCACTCGAAGTCGGCAAAAACCGGATGGAAGCGCTCGGCGACGTGCAGGAAACGATCGACCTCATGCGCTGGTACTGCCGGCAGATGCAGGACAACCACGGCTTCGTGCGCGACCTGCCGAAGGATCCGCTGCCCGGATTCTCCAGCCGCAACTTGAGCTTCCTCAAGCCGTATGGCGTGTGGGCGGTGATCGCGCCGTTCAATTTTCCGTTCGCACTGGCTGGCGGACCGGCAGCCGCGGCCTTGATCGCGGGCAACAGCGTCGTCTACAAGGCGGCCAGCGCCACACCGTGGAGCGGATGGCTGTTGGCGCAATGCCTGCGAGCGGCGGGCCTCCCCGCGGGCGTCTTCAACTATCTCACCGGCAGCGCGGCGCGCGTGGGCGATCCGCTGGTGCGCCATCCCGACATCGCCGGGATCACCTTCACCGGCTCGTATGAGAGCGGCATGCAGATCTTCCGCACCTTCGCCGCCCACCCGCATCCGCGCCCGTGCATCGCCGAGATGGGCGGGAAGAACGCCGCGATCGTGAGCCGCAATGCCGACCTCGACCGTGCGGCACTCGGCATCGTGCGCTCGGCATTCGGACTGCAGGGGCAGAAGTGCTCGGCCTGCTCGCGCGTGCTGGTCGATCGCGTGGTGACCGATCAGCTCGCGGACCGGATCGTCGCGCAAACGCGTGCACTGCGCATCGGCGACCCGACCGCGCGCGACAACTGGCTGGGGCCGGTGATCGATCGCTCGGCGTATGAGCGCTTCATGCGCATCGCCGCCGAGCTGGAGAACGACGGCCAGCTCCTGTGCGGCGGGCGCACCTCGACCGAGGGCGCCCTGGTGCGCGGCTACTTCTGCGAGCCCACCGTGGCGCAGTTGCGCCTCGAGCATCGCCTGTGGTCGCAGGAGCTGTTCCTGCCCATCGTGCTCATGTTGTCGCCCGTCGGCGGGCTGGAGGAAGCGATGGAGGCGGCCAACGGCTCGAATTTCGGACTCACGGCCGGGTTCTACGGCGCGCGCGAGGAGATCGAATGGTTCCTCGAGCGCATCGAAGCCGGCGTAACCTACTGCAACCGCCCGCAAGGCGCGACCACCGGAGCCTGGCCCGGCTACCAGCCGTTCGGTGGCTGGAAAGGCTCCGGCTCCACCGGCAAGGCGGCGGGATCGTTCTATTATCTGCAGCAGTACCTGCGCGAGCAGTCGCAGACCATCGTCGACTGA
- a CDS encoding GTP cyclohydrolase — MPVALAVRCGARSCAALCARPSQEPTMAVTNPFRVMVPLQPVADDMAFLAPLFERLSALGHVRARSPFVTLCYAQSIDGSIAARPARPVTLSSDQSFLMTHVLRSNHQGLLVGINTILADDPRLTVRLCEGNDPRPVVLDSRLRMPEDARLFSHPERRPLLLTTAAAAAERIARLEARGALVRTLPADAIGRVDLGAALRCLAAEGIDCLMVEGGATVIESFLHNRLVDYCVITVAPKLMFGGLKTMDRSAASDSPPLSIVGCAYQPLGGDLIIHGPLGGS; from the coding sequence ATGCCGGTGGCGCTGGCGGTCCGATGCGGCGCTCGATCGTGCGCCGCCCTGTGCGCTCGTCCCAGTCAGGAGCCGACGATGGCAGTCACGAATCCTTTCCGTGTCATGGTTCCGCTGCAACCCGTCGCCGACGACATGGCGTTTCTCGCGCCGCTGTTCGAGCGCCTCTCGGCGCTTGGGCACGTTCGCGCGCGATCGCCGTTCGTGACCCTGTGCTACGCCCAGAGCATCGACGGCAGCATCGCGGCGCGGCCGGCGCGGCCCGTGACGCTCAGCTCCGACCAATCGTTCCTGATGACCCACGTGCTGCGCTCGAATCACCAGGGCCTGCTCGTCGGCATCAATACCATCCTCGCGGACGACCCTCGGCTCACGGTGCGGTTGTGCGAAGGCAACGATCCGCGTCCGGTCGTGCTGGACAGTCGTCTGCGCATGCCCGAGGACGCGAGGCTCTTTTCCCATCCCGAGCGGCGTCCGCTGCTGCTGACGACCGCTGCTGCGGCGGCAGAACGGATCGCACGGCTGGAAGCGCGCGGCGCGCTGGTACGCACCTTGCCCGCAGACGCGATCGGGCGCGTGGACCTCGGCGCCGCTCTGCGCTGTCTGGCGGCCGAAGGGATCGATTGCCTCATGGTCGAAGGCGGTGCGACCGTGATCGAGAGCTTCCTGCACAACCGGTTGGTGGACTATTGCGTTATCACCGTGGCGCCGAAGCTCATGTTCGGCGGTCTCAAGACCATGGACCGAAGCGCCGCTTCCGATTCGCCGCCGCTCTCTATCGTCGGCTGCGCATACCAGCCGTTGGGCGGCGATCTGATCATTCACGGCCCATTGGGCGGATCTTGA
- a CDS encoding ribonuclease G: MSEDILVNVTPQETRVAIMRQAVVQELHVERSGALGLVGNIYMGKVVRVLPGMQSAFVDIGWERAAFLHVADIWEARSNEGPRPIERMLSEGQGLMVQVVKDPIGTKGARLSTQISVAGRLLVYLPQESHIGISQRIEDETERAVLREKLTQLLPEGCGGGYIIRTVAEAASERELAFDLDYLRKLWAGIQQKATTASPPAPLYQDLTLSLRVLRDMVHEDTGRILFDSRETYRKVLAFAEDYIPNVAARVQHYMGERPLFDIHSVEDEIEKALARRVELKSGGYLIIDQTEALTTIDVNTGAFVGIRSFDDTIFKTNLEAAQVIARQLRLRNLGGIIILDFIDMESEEHRNAVLNELRKALARDRVRMTVNGFTQLGLVEMTRKRTRESLAHVLCEPCPVCQGRGVLKTAQTVCYQILRDILRESRQFNAREFRILASQDVIDMFLDEESPHLALLEEFIRKPISLQVETQYAQEQYDVILM; this comes from the coding sequence GTGAGCGAGGACATCCTGGTCAACGTCACGCCGCAGGAGACGCGCGTGGCAATCATGCGGCAGGCGGTGGTGCAGGAGCTGCACGTCGAGCGTTCCGGCGCGCTGGGGCTCGTCGGCAACATCTACATGGGCAAGGTCGTGCGCGTGCTGCCCGGCATGCAATCGGCGTTCGTCGATATCGGCTGGGAGCGCGCCGCGTTTCTGCACGTCGCCGACATCTGGGAAGCGCGCAGCAACGAAGGCCCGCGCCCGATCGAGCGCATGCTCTCCGAAGGTCAGGGTCTCATGGTGCAGGTCGTGAAAGATCCGATCGGCACCAAGGGCGCACGGCTTTCGACGCAGATCAGCGTCGCGGGCCGGCTGCTGGTGTATCTGCCGCAGGAGTCGCACATCGGCATCTCGCAGCGCATCGAAGACGAGACCGAGCGTGCGGTGCTGCGCGAGAAGCTCACGCAGCTGCTGCCCGAGGGTTGCGGCGGCGGCTACATCATCCGCACCGTGGCCGAGGCGGCTTCGGAGCGCGAGCTCGCCTTCGATCTCGACTACCTGCGCAAGCTCTGGGCCGGGATCCAGCAGAAGGCGACCACGGCGAGCCCGCCGGCGCCGCTGTACCAGGATCTCACGCTGAGCCTGCGCGTGCTGCGCGACATGGTGCACGAGGATACCGGGCGCATCCTGTTCGATTCGCGCGAGACCTATCGCAAGGTGCTGGCGTTCGCCGAGGACTACATCCCGAATGTCGCCGCCCGCGTCCAGCACTACATGGGCGAGCGGCCGCTGTTCGACATTCACAGCGTCGAGGACGAGATCGAGAAGGCGCTCGCGCGGCGCGTGGAGCTCAAGTCCGGCGGCTATCTCATCATCGATCAGACCGAGGCGCTCACCACCATCGACGTCAACACCGGCGCCTTCGTCGGCATCCGCAGCTTCGACGACACGATCTTCAAGACCAACCTGGAGGCGGCGCAGGTGATCGCGCGCCAGCTGCGGTTGCGCAACCTCGGCGGCATCATCATCCTCGATTTCATCGACATGGAGAGCGAGGAGCACCGCAACGCCGTGCTGAACGAGCTGCGCAAGGCGCTCGCGCGCGATCGCGTGCGCATGACGGTGAACGGTTTCACCCAGCTGGGCCTGGTGGAAATGACGCGCAAGCGCACGCGCGAAAGCCTGGCCCACGTGCTGTGCGAGCCGTGCCCGGTATGTCAGGGCCGCGGCGTTCTAAAGACCGCGCAGACCGTCTGCTACCAGATCCTGCGCGACATCCTGCGCGAATCGCGCCAGTTCAACGCGCGCGAGTTCCGCATCCTCGCCTCGCAGGACGTGATCGACATGTTCCTGGACGAGGAATCGCCGCACCTGGCGTTGCTGGAGGAATTCATCCGCAAGCCGATCTCGCTGCAGGTCGAGACCCAGTATGCGCAGGAGCAGTACGATGTGATCCTCATGTAA
- a CDS encoding septum formation inhibitor Maf, which produces MNVPSKRIYLASRSPRRRELLKQMGISFEIVHFREDSRRGVDVDESPVAAEEPADYVLRVARSKAEAANLRLIQRRLPAYPVLAADTTVVLDQRILGKPANEGDAIAMLTELSGRTHQVLTAVAVGRHERLETRLSTSTVELAPLTQTQIRNYVATGEPLDKAGAYAIQGRGGAFVRHLSGSYTGVMGLPLYETVELLESFGLSLP; this is translated from the coding sequence ATGAACGTACCGAGCAAGCGCATCTACCTCGCTTCGCGCAGCCCGCGCCGGCGTGAGCTGCTGAAGCAGATGGGCATCTCCTTCGAGATCGTGCATTTCCGCGAGGACTCCCGCCGCGGCGTCGACGTGGACGAGTCGCCCGTGGCGGCCGAGGAGCCCGCCGATTACGTGCTGCGGGTGGCGCGCTCGAAAGCCGAGGCGGCCAACCTGCGGCTGATACAGCGCCGCCTGCCGGCCTATCCGGTGCTGGCGGCCGATACGACCGTCGTGCTGGACCAGCGCATTCTCGGCAAGCCCGCCAACGAAGGCGACGCGATCGCCATGCTGACCGAGCTCTCGGGGCGCACGCACCAGGTGCTGACCGCAGTTGCCGTCGGCCGCCACGAACGCCTGGAGACGCGTCTTTCCACTTCGACGGTCGAGTTGGCGCCACTCACCCAGACCCAGATACGCAACTACGTCGCGACCGGCGAACCGCTCGACAAGGCAGGCGCGTACGCGATCCAGGGCCGCGGCGGCGCCTTCGTGCGTCATCTTTCCGGCAGCTATACCGGAGTCATGGGGCTGCCGCTCTACGAAACGGTCGAGCTGCTGGAGTCGTTCGGGCTGAGCCTGCCGTGA
- a CDS encoding glycosyltransferase, translating to MTFMARRKIAIVQAVPGSMPSGGNVFNRELFDHAARAGWPLAIVDPSHTSAPSSWDLLVWDSLLLDRVQRLAHERIGLLLHYLPSLDPGLDRARASGLHAAEDRAVLLADCYIVTGREIAATIAARWPGKRLFVCEPGVGAAFKRRPPRSVGRSISLLTVANLFPAKGHEGALQVLERLQDEPWHWHLVGQAGDGDIAGRLRAQAERKGLIERITFHGVQSQPQVAARMAAADLLLQPSLFESYGMALAEAAAVGLPALAFRVGAAERIVRHGTTGFVAPAEDWRAFGDYLRALIADPALRATFERNLAGEPVRGWEATFVDFRAACESMLAEA from the coding sequence ATGACCTTCATGGCTCGGCGCAAGATCGCGATCGTCCAGGCAGTGCCCGGCAGCATGCCTTCCGGCGGCAATGTGTTCAATCGCGAGCTTTTCGACCACGCAGCCCGCGCGGGCTGGCCATTGGCAATCGTCGATCCTTCGCACACATCGGCCCCGTCGTCCTGGGATCTCCTGGTCTGGGACAGCCTGCTGCTGGATCGCGTTCAGCGCCTGGCGCATGAACGCATCGGCCTGCTGCTGCACTATTTGCCTTCGTTGGACCCGGGGCTCGATCGCGCGCGCGCATCGGGCCTTCATGCCGCCGAAGATCGGGCGGTGTTGCTGGCCGATTGCTACATCGTCACCGGGCGGGAGATCGCCGCCACGATCGCGGCGCGCTGGCCCGGAAAACGACTCTTCGTCTGCGAGCCGGGCGTTGGCGCGGCCTTTAAGCGGCGCCCGCCTCGGAGCGTGGGCCGATCGATCTCGTTGCTCACCGTGGCGAATCTGTTTCCGGCGAAAGGCCACGAGGGGGCGCTGCAGGTATTGGAGCGGCTGCAGGATGAGCCATGGCACTGGCATCTGGTTGGCCAGGCCGGCGACGGCGACATCGCCGGCCGCCTGCGAGCGCAAGCCGAACGCAAGGGATTGATCGAGCGCATCACGTTCCACGGCGTGCAGTCGCAGCCGCAAGTCGCGGCCAGGATGGCGGCTGCCGATCTGCTGCTGCAGCCGAGCCTGTTCGAGTCTTACGGCATGGCGTTGGCCGAGGCGGCTGCGGTCGGTTTGCCGGCGCTGGCTTTTCGTGTGGGCGCGGCCGAGCGCATCGTCCGACACGGCACCACGGGTTTTGTTGCGCCCGCCGAGGACTGGAGGGCGTTCGGCGACTACTTGCGCGCGCTCATCGCCGATCCGGCGCTACGTGCTACGTTCGAGCGCAATCTCGCAGGCGAGCCTGTGCGCGGCTGGGAGGCCACGTTCGTCGATTTCCGGGCCGCCTGCGAGTCGATGCTTGCCGAGGCGTAG